A single genomic interval of Sceloporus undulatus isolate JIND9_A2432 ecotype Alabama chromosome 2, SceUnd_v1.1, whole genome shotgun sequence harbors:
- the LOC121923236 gene encoding oxidoreductase HTATIP2-like, with protein MAVPNPEELRKLQESFRKKKQTCFILGASGETGKDLLAEMLRQQLFSRVTLIGRRKLDLEGPLYTNVCQEVVDFEKLDESAAVFQGHDVGFCCLGTTRAKSGAAGLIRVDRDYVVHSANLAKAGGCRHFILESGACADKTSILLIRRVKGEAEAGVTAAGFDHCTIFRPALLLCDRQESRPLEWLARKVVVHVFPKVFSVPTVTVARAMLNSVVIPGKDGQKVEVLDNATIHVLGEIE; from the exons ATGGCTGTCCCCAACCCAGAAGAACTAAGAAAACTCCAGGAGAGTTTCcggaaaaagaaacaaacctgTTTCATCTTGGGGGCCTCTGGTGAAACTGGAAAAGATCTTCTAGCAGAGATGTTGAGGCAACAACTGTTCTCCCGGGTGACACTTATTGGTCGAAGGAAGCTTGATTTGGAAGGACCACTTTACACCAATGTG TGTCAAGAAGTTGTTGACTTTGAAAAACTGGATGAATCTGCTGCTGTCTTCCAAGGCCATGATGTGGGCTTCTGCTGCCTGGGGACAACCAGGGCCAAATCTGGAGCA GCTGGACTCATCCGTGTTGACCGTGACTACGTGGTCCACTCAGCAAACCTTGCCAAAGCTGGTGGTTGTCGCCATTTCATCCTAGAATCAGGTGCCTGTGCCGATAAAACAAGCATCCTCTTAATCCGTCGAGTTAAG GGTGAAGCTGAAGCTGGGGTGACAGCAGCTGGGTTTGACCATTGCACTATATTTCGTCCTGC GTTGCTGCTGTGTGATCGTCAAGAATCACGGCCTCTTGAGTGGTTGGCCAGGAAAGTCGTAGTCCATGTCTTTCCCAAAGTCTTTTCTGTCCCCACAGTGACAGTGGCCCGGGCAATGTTGAACAGTGTAGTGATACCAGGAAAGGATGGGCAGAAGGTGGAGGTTTTGGACAATGCAACGATACATGTCCTTGGAGAAATAGAATAG